AATATGAAATACATCCGATTTACATAAATGTAGAAGGTCAGTGGATAAAGGGACCACAGCTTACTGCGCCTGTAGAAAACATCAAAGCATTAGAATTTTCAAATGAAAATCAGTTAACCCCTTTATCATTAGCACCATCGCTCTTCCAGAACAGCGAACAAACAGAATACGAACCATTAGATGTAATCTTTCCACTGCTGCACGGACCAAATGGTGAGGATGGAACAGTACAAGGATTATTGGAGTTATTAAACCTTCCGTATGTCGGGAATGGTGTATTAGCTTCTTCAGCGGGAATGGATAAAGTAATGATGAAAAATGTATTTGCTCAAGCAGGGTTGGCACAGGTGAATTATGTTGCCTTTATTAGAACAGAATGGGAAAAGGCGAAAGAATCTGCCTATTCCAAAGTGGAAGAGAAACTCGGGTACCCTTGCTTTGTAAAACCGGCTAACCTAGGTTCAAGTGTCGGCATCAGTAAATGTACTAACCGAGCAGAACTTGAAGCGGCCTTCGTTGAGGCGTTTCAATTTGATCGTAAAGTAATCATTGAAGAGGGCGTCATAGCCCGTGAAATCGAAGTGGGTATCCTTGGCAATGATGAACCAAAGTGCTCTGTAGCCGGTGAAATTGTTCCAAAAAAGGATTTTTATGATTATAAAGCGAAATATGAAGATG
This Neobacillus sp. YX16 DNA region includes the following protein-coding sequences:
- a CDS encoding D-alanine--D-alanine ligase, with amino-acid sequence MKTKIGLLYGGKSAEHKVSLQTALAVIKALDLEKYEIHPIYINVEGQWIKGPQLTAPVENIKALEFSNENQLTPLSLAPSLFQNSEQTEYEPLDVIFPLLHGPNGEDGTVQGLLELLNLPYVGNGVLASSAGMDKVMMKNVFAQAGLAQVNYVAFIRTEWEKAKESAYSKVEEKLGYPCFVKPANLGSSVGISKCTNRAELEAAFVEAFQFDRKVIIEEGVIAREIEVGILGNDEPKCSVAGEIVPKKDFYDYKAKYEDGDTALIIPADVSKEEYQQIKEMAIQAFKALDCSGLVRADFFLTKDGKALINEVNTMPGFTPFSMFPLLWKHTGVEYPQLIETLVNLAKERHAEKQNIKYTF